TGGTCAACGGCGGCGGCACGATCAACTCGAGCGGCCTCTTCACTGCGGGCAGCGCGGCGGGCACGTTCACCAACACCATCCAGGCCAGCGCCAACGGCCACACCGCGACCACGTCGGTGACCGTGGCCGCGGGCTCGGTGTCCACGCTGACGGTCGGCCCCGCGAGCGCCACGCTCAACATCGGCCAGCACCAGACCTTCACCGTGACCGCGACGGACTCCAACGGAAACCCGGTCTCGGTCACGCCGACCTGGAGCGTGGTGGCCGGCGGCGGCACCATCGACGCGAGCACGGGCGACTTCACCGCGGGCAACGCGGCCGGCACCTTCAACGGCACCGTGCAGGCCTCGGCGGGCGGCCTCACCGCGACGGCGAGCATCATCGTGCTCCCCGGCGCGACGGCCAGCGTCTTCGTGAACCCGACCTCGGCCACGCTCGCGCCGAACGGTACGACCACGTTCAGCGCACAGACCATCGACGCGCACGGCAACGCGACGACGGACACCGTCACCTGGGCCGCGGACGCCAACGCGGGCACCATCAGCACCAACGGCGTATTCCACGCGGGCGCCAACCCGGGCAGCTACCCGAACGCCGTCACCGCGACCGTGGGCAGCCTGAGCGCCGCCGCCAGCGTGACCATCTCGCAGACCGCGCTCTCGCAGCTCCAGCTGCTGCCGGCGTCGACCAGCGTGCGCGCGGGCGGCACCATCGCCTTCAGCGTCACGGGCATCGACGTGAACGGCAACACCGTCTCGGTCAGCCCCACGTGGACCATCCTCCACGGCGGCGGGACGATCGACGCGAACGGCGTCTTCACCGCGGGCACCACGCCCGGCACGTTCGTGGACACCGTCCAGGCCTCGGCGAACGGCCTCTCCGCCACGAGCACGGTGGTCGTCACCGCGGGCCCGGTCGTCGCGGTCTCGGTGAGCCCGGCGCACCCGACCCTGCAGCCCGGCGCCACGCAGCTCTTCAGCGCCACCGCGACCGACGCCTACGGCAACGTCGTCGCCGGGAGCACGCGCACCTGGAGCGCCGATCCGGCCGCGGGCACCATCGACGTCACCGGCCTCTTCACGGCGGGTAACATCGCCGGCGACTTCGCGAGCGCCGTGAGCGTGACCGTCGACGGCATCGTGGGCACCGCGTCCGTCCTCGTCACCGGCTCGTCGACGACCGGCACCACCGGCACGACGAGCACCTCGACCACGGGCACCAGCGGGACCACCACGGGCACGACGGCGACGTCGACGACCGGCACCACCGGCACGACCACAACGAGCGGCTCGACGGGCACGACGTCCACCACCGGCACGGACACCGGCACCACGACGGGCGGCAGCACGGGCAGCACCGGCACCGACAGCGGCACGACCGACTCCGGCACCACCGGCGCCTCGGGCTCGAGCGGCCAGGCGACCGGCGGCAGTCGCAGCGTCACCGGCAAGGGCTGCGGGTCGGCCAGCGGCGGGGACTTCTTGCCCCTCCTGGCGCTGGGCCTGTTCGTCATCCGCCGCCGTCGGGTCTGATCTTTCACATGATCATGCTCCGGACCCTTCAACGTCCGGGGCCGCGCTCGCCCTCGCCGTTCGCGGAGCTGGGCCAGGATCGTGCCCGACAGTTTTCAATGTGATCACATTCGCGTCACGTGGAGGGGCTTTCATGTGATCGTGTCCGCGGCAGGTTGGCGGACCCGACATGGAGGCCCGCCATGCAGGTCGCCGTGATCTCCGATCTCCACCTCGGCCCGGGCGACGCGTCCGACGCCTTCGGCCACAGCGACGCCGCGTTCTTGCGCTTCGCCGACTTCCTGGAGCGCAACTTCGAGCAGGTCATCCTCCTCGGCGACGTCTGGGAGACCATGACCAGCGCCTGCCCGGGCGATCTGCGCGGCGGGTTTCGCGCGGCCCAGCGCGCGCATCCCGAGATCGCGCGTCGCTTCGAGCGAAAGACGTACCGCTACGTGCACGGCAACCACGACCTGGTCGCGGGCGCGCTCGGGCTCGCACCCGAGGAGCTGGTGCTCGATCTGCACGGCACGCGCTTCCTCTTCACGCACGGCCACCACCACGACCTGCTCTTTCGGAAGGCGCGCTGGTTCGTGGAGCTCGGTGTTTGGCTGGGCGCGTGGCTGCAGCGGCTGCGGATGAGCGCGCTCACCTGGCCGTTCGCGAAGCTGGAGTCGCTCGCGTGTGGGCCGCTCGCGAACAGCGCGCGGTGCACGTTTCAGCGGTGGGCGATTGGCGCGGCTGAGCTGCGCAGCGCGGACGTGGTGGTCACGGGCCATACGCACTACGCCACGCGCGCGGAGCACGGCGGCCGGCTCTTCCTGAACAGCGGCTCGTGCGCGGGCGGGCAGTTCAGCTTCTTGAGCCTCGATACGCGCGCGGGACGATACGAGGTGAACCACGCGTGGTGATGCAGTTCAGCGCTGCCCGGCGCTCGCCCGCTCCTGCGCGCACTGGTTCTTCGCGCCTTCGAGCTGCTCGGTGAGCACGGTGATCGCGTCGCAGCCGGGCGTCGGAGACTTGAAGTCGTCGAACTCGCTCCAGAGCAGCAGGTCCCCGGCCTTGAGCGGCACCTTGATGCGCTTGCCCACCAGCTCGTTCGCGCGATCCGGTCTTGCGATCGAGGTGGTGACGAACTGCTCGGGCACTGCCCGCTGCGAGATCACGTCGTAGGTGATGACCGTGCCAGCCTGAACGTCGTCTGCGATGACGAGCACCGGCACCAGGTTCCACCCCGCGCGAACCGCACGACGCTCGTGCTTCACGTACATCAGCCCGCCGATGAGCAGGAGCAAGCCCGCGCCGAGCGAGATGCTCAGGCCGATGATCACGCCCAGGCCCATGCCCATCTGACCCGAAGTCTTCGGAGCTTCGTCCGCCATCGCGTCCTCCCCCGTCGCTCAGCCCTTGATGCCCAGCTGCCGCCAGTACGCGAGGATGTCGAAGAACGCCGTCACCTTGTGGATGCGGTTCTCCTTCACCTCGAACACGTTCACCGTGCGCAGGCTCACCGCGCGGCCGACGACGGTCGCGGGCACGTTCTTCGGCGCCGAGCGCACCGTGCCCGAGGTGAGCGTCTCCGCGAACACGCGGTCGCCGTCGGCAGCGATGGAAATGATCTCGTAGCGCG
This sequence is a window from Deltaproteobacteria bacterium. Protein-coding genes within it:
- a CDS encoding metallophosphoesterase family protein, which translates into the protein MQVAVISDLHLGPGDASDAFGHSDAAFLRFADFLERNFEQVILLGDVWETMTSACPGDLRGGFRAAQRAHPEIARRFERKTYRYVHGNHDLVAGALGLAPEELVLDLHGTRFLFTHGHHHDLLFRKARWFVELGVWLGAWLQRLRMSALTWPFAKLESLACGPLANSARCTFQRWAIGAAELRSADVVVTGHTHYATRAEHGGRLFLNSGSCAGGQFSFLSLDTRAGRYEVNHAW